A region from the Lolium perenne isolate Kyuss_39 chromosome 4, Kyuss_2.0, whole genome shotgun sequence genome encodes:
- the LOC127296594 gene encoding uncharacterized protein, which yields MATTFDRWEKDPFFLAAEEVQESADRMESVYKIWVQERSGDPEAALGGEVSAVELRRELHTALGTAKWQLDELERAIRSNDEVVSAGKDTRARHSNFVSAIGYRILEVENNLKESNVADGKGRLSWIQLDDSERDDLAAFLLASPLQQRDKVVTIPSAGDIQVGNNSARVRKNISADSSNDSSGSAELSSARAIEDAHRGHRRSVSANADIGLSTMSFPNEREGAAQQSSNGPQLLNIVKKCALTSALKPNPAIKYKKGAVRWARADKQDVEEAIPLRSSQFDQGLDGYSERSKSCLNTSIVVTCNKKLYGWLGALRRKLRGSQYQVRYGRPVQLIVFILAVLIIFVCVFKTIW from the exons ATGGCGACGACGTTCGACCGCTGGGAGAAAGACCCATTCTTCCTCGCCGCCGAGGAGGTCCAGGAATCCGCCGACCG GATGGAATCGGTGTACAAGATATGGGTGCAGGAGAGGAGCGGCGACCCGGAGGCGGCCCTCGGCGGAGAGGTCAGCGCCGTCGAGCTGCGCCGCGAGCTGCACACCGCGCTCGGCACCGCCAAGTGGCAG CTTGATGAGTTAGAGCGTGCAATCAGATCAAACGACGAGGTTGTCTCGGCTGGAAAGGATACACGAGCGCGGCATAGTAACTTTGTTTCGGCAATCGGCTATCGCATATTAGAGGTTGAGAACAACTTGAAAGAGTCCAATGTGGCAGATGGGAAGGGCAGACTAAGCTGGATTCAGCTGGATGACAGTGAACGGGACGACCTTGCGGCTTTCTTGCTTGCAAGCCCTCTTCAGCAGCGGGATAAAGTTGTCACAATCCCATCTGCTGGCGATATTCAAGTGGGCAACAATTCAGCAAGGGTGAGAAAAAATATTTCAGCCGACAGCTCCAATGATTCATCTGGCTCTGCGGAGTTAAGCTCAGCGAGAGCAATAGAAGATGCACACCGTGGGCACAGAAGGTCAGTAAGTGCCAATGCTGATATTGGATTGTCAACTATGTCATTTCCAAATGAACGAGAGGGCGCTGCTCAACAATCGTCTAATGGCCCACAATTGCTGAATATTGTGAAGAAGTGTGCATTGACGAGTGCCCTGAAACCTAATCCTGCAATTAAGTACAAGAAAGGAGCTGTCAGGTGGGCACGCGCTGACAAACAGGATGTTGAAGAGGCAATCCCTCTCAGAAGCTCTCAGTTTGATCAG GGCTTAGATGGGTACTCTGAAAGAAGCAAGAGTTGCTTAAATACCAGCATTGTGGTTACATGCAATAAGAAACTTTATGGTTGGCTGGGAGCACTGCGCAGGAAACTTCGCGGATCACAGTATCAAGTTCGATATGGGCGTCCTGTTCAATTGATTGTGTTCATACTTGCTGTTCTCATAATAT TTGTGTgtgtattcaagacaatatggtgA